The proteins below come from a single Garra rufa chromosome 3, GarRuf1.0, whole genome shotgun sequence genomic window:
- the ostc gene encoding oligosaccharyltransferase complex subunit ostc, with protein METLFSLPFTVLECPNIKLKKPSWLHMPSAMTVYAVVIVSYFLITGGIIYDVIVEPPSVGSMTDEHGHQRPVAFLAYRVNGQYIMEGLASSFLFTMGGLGFIILDRSNAPNIPKLNRFLLLFIGFVSVLLSFFMARVFMRMKLPGYLMG; from the exons ATGGAGACTCTCTTCAGCTTACCGTTTACTGTACTGGAATGTCCGAACATCAAACTTAAAAAACCGTCATGGCTACATATGCCTTCTGCAATGACCGTATATGCCGTCGTGATTGTTTCATATTTTCTCATTACCGGTG GCATTATATATGATGTGATCGTTGAACCTCCGAGTGTCGGATCAATGACAGATGAACATGGGCATCAGAGGCCAGTGGCTTTTCTAGCATACAG GGTGAATGGGCAGTACATCATGGAGGGGTTGGCCTCCAGCTTTCTCTTTACCATGGGAGGCCTTGGCTTCATAATTCTGGATCGCTCTAATGCACCCAACATTCCCAAGCTCAACCGTTTCCTTCTACTCTTCATTGGCTTTGTCAGTGTGCTGCTGAGCTTTTTTATGGCCAGAGTCTTCATGAGAATGAAACTACC TGGTTATCTCATGGGTTAA
- the etnppl gene encoding ethanolamine-phosphate phospho-lyase, whose protein sequence is MATETFDKQKTIDLRKKHVGPSCKVFFSHDPIKIVRARGQYMYDEKDEKYLDCINNVAHVGHCHPDVVEAGSKQMELLNTNSRFLHDNLVLYAQRLQATLPNKLSVCYFVNSGSEANDLALRLAWQHTGHKDIITLENAYHGHVSSLIDISPYKFHQMAGAEPNQHVHVALSPDIYRGKYCEDHPDPATAYAENVKDIIEQAHKKGHKIAAFIAESLQSCGGQVIPPVGYFQKVAQHVRNAGGIFIADEVQVGFGRVGTHFWGFQLQGEDFVPDIVTMGKPIGNGHPMSCVITTREVAESFMSSGMEYFNTFGGNPVSCAIGLAVLDVIEKEDLQGNALHVGGYLTQLLDDLKKRHPLVGDVRGHGLFVGLDLVRNQDKRTPATAEAQDVIYRLKEQRILLSADGPHRNVLKFKPPMCFSRGDAELVVEKIDQILTDLEKALGLQMSEAVISENGHTKRKEPSDENGLVHPSVGSSQNHTGTLPHDKKNKKKLKIL, encoded by the exons ATGGCAACGGAAACTTTTGATAAGCAGAAAACTATCGATCTCCGAAAGAAACATGTTGG TCCATCCTGCAAAGTGTTTTTCTCTCATGACCCTATCAAGATTGTGCGAGCAAGAGGACAGTACATGTACGACGAAAAAGATGAGAAATACCTGGATTGCATAAATAACGTTGCACATG TGGGTCATTGCCACCCGGATGTGGTTGAAGCAGGATCAAAGCAAATGGAGCTTCTCAACACCAACTCTCGCTTCCTACATGACAATCTGGTCCTATATGCTCAACGTCTTCAAGCCACCCTCCCAAATAAGCTCTCTGTGTGCTACTTTGTCAACTCAGG GTCTGAGGCAAATGATCTGGCCCTAAGATTAGCCTGGCAGCACACTGGCCACAAAGACATCATCACACTGGAGAA TGCCTACCATGGTCATGTGTCATCACTCATTGATATCAGTCCATATAAGTTTCATCAGATGGCTGGTGCAGAGCCAAACCAACATGTGCACGTG GCTCTTAGTCCAGACATTTATAGAGGCAAATATTGTGAGGATCACCCTGACCCTGCCACCGCCTATGCTGAAAATGTGAAAGATATAATCGAGCAGGCCCACAAAAAGGGCCATAAG ATTGCTGCTTTTATCGCTGAGTCACTGCAGAGTTGTGGAGGGCAAGTCATTCCTCCAGTGGGCTACTTCCAGAAAGTTGCACA GCATGTGAGAAATGCAGGAGGCATTTTCATTGCTGATGAGGTCCAGGTGGGCTTTGGCAGGGTGGGCACCCACTTCTGGGGATTCCAGCTACAGGGAGAAGATTTTGTACCAGATATTGTTACAATGGGCAAACCTATTGGAAATGGACATCCAATGTCATGTGTGATCACCACCAGAGAGGTTGCTGAAAGCTTCATGTCATCTGGAATGGAGTACTTTAACACA TTTGGCGGTAACCCAGTATCATGTGCTATTGGGCTGGCGGTGCTAGATGTAATTGAGAAGGAAGATCTCCAAGGCAATGCCCTGCATGTCGGAGGTTACCTGACTCAGCTTTTGGATGATCTGAAGAAAAGACACCCCTTAGTGGGTGACGTGAG GGGCCATGGCCTGTTTGTTGGGTTGGACCTGGTAAGAAACCAGGATAAAAGGACACCTGCCACTGCAGAAGCACAGGATGTTATTTACAG actaaAAGAGCAGCGGATACTGCTCAGCGCTGATGGTCCACACCGCAACGTTCTGAAGTTCAAGCCTCCCATGTGCTTCTCCAGAGGGGATGCTGAACTTGTTGTGGAGAAGATTGACCAAATTCTGACAG ACTTAGAAAAGGCTTTGGGCCTCCAAATGTCTGAAGCAGTAATCTCAGAAAATGGACACACTAAGAGAAAG GAACCCAGTGATGAAAATGGCCTTGTTCATCCTTCAGTTGGCAGCAGCCAAAATCACACCGGCACACTACCTCATGACAAAAAAAACAAGAAGAAACTAAAAATCTTATGA